The nucleotide sequence AAAGGGGCTTACTGTGCGCTTGCCATGGCGTAGGAGCGAGTGCCTGCAGCGAGTTCTACGCGCATCTGTGCGGCCAGCTTGTCAAAGGCTGGACGGGATGCTTTGGAGATGGCTTTGGCCGAGTCTGTTGCCTGAGCAATCGTCAGAGGATCGCGCTGTTCACCCTTTTCGCGGAATTCGAAGTGCAGGTGCGGGCCCGTTGCCCAGCCTGTTGATCCCACGGCGCCGATCACGTCACCTTGCTCAACGCGCTGACCCTGTCTTACATCCATGCTGCTCAGGTGGGCGTACACGGTGGTGCGCTGGTTGGAGTGCTCAACAAACACAACGTTTCCGTAGCCGTTTTGCACGCCGGCAAAGGAGACTGTGCCTTCACCAACAGTACGCACCTTGGTGCCTGTAGGGGCGGCAAAGTCGGTTCCCAGGTGGGCACGCCAAGTGTTTTGAATGGGGTGCAGACGCATGGCAAAGCCGCTGCTGATGCGGGAGAACTCCACGGGGTAGTTCAGGAAAGCCTGCTGTTTGCTCTTTCCATCCAGCGTGTAGTAGCCACCCTTTTGCCCAGGCTCCTGGAACCAGATGGCTTGCAGAGTCTTGCCACTGTTGTGGAACTCGGCGCTCAGCACGCGTCCAGCGCGCAGAGGTTCTCCGTCGGCCTCCAGGGCTTCATACGCAACGGCGAAGCGATCACCTTTGCGAATGCCGCGATGGAAATCAAGCTCGCTCTGAAAAATATCGGCCATCTGCACCGCAATGCTGTCGGGAATGCCTGCGTCATCGGTGGTGGTGAAGAAGGAGTTGCGGACGATGCCGCCAGCCAGGCGCGGCGTGGCCACCAGCTTGTCTGTTTCCGTGCGGGTAGCCAGTTTGCCGTCCTTGCGCTCGACGATAAGACGCTTGAAGGTGCCATCATCATCAGGCGCCCAGCGCACGGTCAGCTTGGAGAGTTCATGCTGGGATGTAACCTCAGCACTGACGAGTCTGCCAACGCGGCCTAGTATGTTCTGGCGAACATCGTTGTTCGAGCGCATGAAAGCTGCAGCCTGAGGGTCTGCAATTCCCAGGCGCTGCAGGAGCGACTCGGAACTGTCGTTGTTACGAACAGTCTCGGAGCGGTAAAGGGAGAACGCCTGCAGGTCTGTCAGCTCGGCCAGGTCATGGCCGGTGGCCAGAGACACAACGGGTTCTGTCAGTGTGCGAACGGGGAGATCGGCGGGGTCGGGGCCCAGGTTGGCCACAGCGAAGGCGCCACTGCCACCGGTCAGCAAGACAGCCGCCAGCGCAGCCGAGGCGCGCTTGGGGTGTTTTTGCAAAGCCGATGTCAGCCGTGCCATCAGTGTACCGCCGGCATTTTTCAAGCCAGTCATCAAAATCGGAGATCCTTGGAAAACGTGTCTGAGAAGTTGGCATAAGTCGCGGCTGACACGTCTCCAGCAGCTCAACCGTGCCATAAGTCCATCCAAAGAGGTCACTATGAGGGAGCAGTCTAGAATTGGCCGCGAGACCAAACCCCCAAGTATATCGATCGCGTCCTACCGCGCCTGCCGAAAAACCCTTATGAATCAATCTGCTGTTACAACTTACCCCGTGACCGACAGAGTGAACCAGGCCCTGGAAGTCACTCTTCGCGGAGTCGATGAGCTGCTGCCCAAAGACGAATGGGTCCAGAAACTGGCCAAGTCCGAGGCCACGGGTGTGCCTTTGCGCATCAAGCTGGGTCTGGATCCAACGGCGCCCGACATCCACCTGGGTCACACCGTGGTGCTCAACAAGATGCGCCAGCTGCAGGATCTGGGCCACCAGGTGATTTTCCTGATTGGTGACTTCACCACGCTGATTGGCGACCCTTCTGGCCGCAACAGCACACGCCCGCCACTGACGGCCGAGCAGATCAAGGTCAATGCCGAGACTTACTACACCCAGGCCGCCAAGGTGCTGGACCCGGCCAGGACCGAGGTTCGTTACAACAGCGAGTGGTGCGACAAGCTGGGCGCGCGCGGCATGATCGAACTGTCGGCCAAGTACACCGTGGCCCGCATGATGGAGCGCAACGACTTTCACACGCGCTTTACCGAAGGCAGCTCCATCAGCCTGCACGAGTTTCTGTACCCGCTGCTGCAGGGCTATGACTCGGTGGCGCTCAAGGCCGACCTGGAACTGGGCGGCACGGACCAGAAGTTCAACCTGATGATGGGGCGTCACCTTCAGGCTGAATATGGGCAGGAGCAGCAGTGTGTGCTCACAATGCCGCTGCTGGTGGGGCTGGATGGCGTGCACAAGATGTCCAAGTCCAAGAACAACTACATCGGTATCACCGAAGACGCCAACACCATGTTTGCCAAGGTGCTGTCGATTTCGGACGACCTGATGTGGGACTGGTTCACCCTGCTGTCCTTCATGAGCCTGCCCGAAATCGCAGCGCTCAAGCTGGAGATTGAAGGCGGACGCAACCCCAAGGACGCCAAGGTGCTGCTGGCCAAGGAAATCACGGCGCGCTTTCACAGCGCTGCGGCAGCCGAGGCGGCGGAGCAGGACTTTATCAACCGCTCCAAGGGCGGCATTCCTGATGACATTCCTGAAGTGAGCGTGTCCGGCGCGCCCATCGGCATTGCGGCCCTGGTCAAGCAGGCCAATCTGGCCGCCTCCAACGGCGAAGCCAACCGCCTGATCGACGGCGGTGGTGTGCGCGTGGATGGCGTGGTCATCAGCGACAAGGGCTTGAAGCTGGACGCTGGCACCTTTGTGCTGCAGGTGGGCAAGCGCAAGTTTGCGCGAGTGACCTTGAGCTAACCCCCTGAGGCGCTTTGCGCCTTCCCCCTTTCTCTACGCGCTGCGCGCTAGGGAAGGGGGACGACAGCCTCGCTGCGGGGCGGCCCTTGCTTGCTGTCTCTTGGTTGCAGTGCCCTGCTTTTAAAAAGAGAGCTGTTCGCGCTTGATGCTGCTGTGTTTCAAATCACTTTGTGTTTGAACACTGCATAGATCAAGCGCTGGCAGCTCTCTTTTTATGACTCGGCGCTTTGCATGGCGCTGCAGGTTTGTTGCGCCTCAGCCATCAGCCACTGGCAAAAAGCCTGTACTTCGGGGCGTTCCTTGCTGCGCGGGCCTTGCAGCAGCCAGTACGACAGGGGAGATGCCAGGCGTTGCTGTGGCAGCACTTCTACCAGATGGCCCGCAGCCAGCGCATCGGCCACCAGCGGCAGGCGGGCAATGGCCAGGCCTTGCCCGGCCAGGGCGGCCTGCACAATCTGGTGCGCGTAGTTGAAGTACAGCCAGCGCGGCGGCTGCAGCTGATCGCAGTGGTTGGCGGCAAACCAGCGCTGCCAGCTCAGCCATTCCAGCTGGGGCATGCGGTGTACATCGCCGGTTTCGATCAGGGTATAGAGCGCGGCGTCGGCAGGCTTGTGCAGCGGCGGGCCGTTTTGCAGCAGCGCGGGGCTGGCGACGATGACCAGTTCTTCGCCAAACAGCGACTGGGCAGATGCATCACTCACGCTGGCACTGTAGCGTATGGCCAGATCTACGTCGGTGGTTTCCAGATCGACCACGGCATCGCCCGTGTCGATGCGGATATCAATATCAGGGTGGGTGCGCTGAAAAGCCTCCAGGCGCGGAATCAGCCACATGGCGGCAAAGCTGGCCCAGGTGGTGATGGCCACGCTTTTGCGCCCCACGGTCTGGCGAATCTGGCGCACCGTGGCGTCAATGGACTCCAGCGCGGGTTGCACGGCATGCAGCAACTGGGCGCCAGCGCCGGTCAGCTCCACAGCGCGGGAATGGCGCAGAAACAGGGGTACGCCCACTTCGTCTTCCAGTGATTGAATCTGGCGGCTGACGGCAGACTGGGTCAGTGCCAGCTCATCGGCGGCTGCACGAAAGTTCAGATGCCGGGCCACGGCCAGAAAAGCGCGCAGATGGCCAGCGCCAATGGCGCGGGTGCGAAGCAGCGGGGTGGGGCTGGTGGTGGCGTGGGGCATGAAGCCACAAGCATACGGCCTTGAATGCCGGTTTGATGCCTTTGTTGCACGGGCTGACGGGTACGCAGCCGGGTATGGGTCGATAATTGGCTGGTTATTGACCTCACGAACAACTATGACCGCACCTCTGGACATCGTCATCATGGCCGCCGGCAAAGGCACCCGCATGAAAAGCCGCCATCCCAAAGTGCTGCAAAAGCTGGCCGGTCGCGCCCTGCTGCAGCATGTGCTGGATACGGCCGCGCAGCTAAAGGCGCGCTCTGCCGTGGTGATTACGGGTCATGGTGCTGCAGAAGTGGAAGCAGCTCTCACAGGCGCACAAAGCGCTGAAGCCGGTTTTGACTTGCTGTTTGCGCGTCAGGAGCCCCAGCTGGGAACCGGCCATGCGGTGCAGCAGGCAATTCCCCAGCTGGCCGATGACGGCCTGGTGGTTGTGCTTTCGGGAGATGTGCCCCTGACGCAGGCCGCCACATTGCAAGGCTTGGTGGATGCAGCGGGCAGCGACAAGCTGGCGCTGCTGACGGTGAGCATGCCCGACCCTACAGGCTATGGCCGCATTGTGCGCAACGAGGCTGGCACGGTGCAGCGCATCGTGGAGCAAAAAGACGCGAACGATGCTGAGCGCGCCATCACCGAGATTTACAGCGGCATCATGGCCGTTCCAGCCAAGCATTTGAAGGTCTGGCTCTCCAAGCTCAATAACAACAATGCCCAGGGCGAGTACTACCTGACCGACATTGTCGCCATGGCCGTGCAGGATGCCGTGCCTGTGGTGGGGCATCGCATCAGCGATGTGCTGCAGGTGGCCGGGGTGAACAGCCCGCTGCAACTGGCTGAGCTGGAGCGTGCGCACCAGTTGCGCCAAGCCCGCCAGTTGATGGAGCAGGGCGTGCGCATGGCCGACCCCAAGCGCTTTGACGTGCGTGACGACACGCGCGGCACCAAGGCGCGTCTGTCTTGCGGGCAGGATGTGGAGATTGATGTGAACTGCATCTTCACTGGCAATGTGACGATTGGTGCGGGGGCCCGGATTGGTGCCAACTGCCATATCAGCAATGTGAACATTGCCGAAGACGCCGTCATTCACCCCTTCACGCATATCGACGGTGAAAATGCCGGGATTGAAGTGGGTCAGGGCGCATTGATTGGCCCGTTTGCGCGTCTGCGTCCCGGTGCCAAGCTGGGTCGCGAAGTGCATATCGGCAACTTTGTGGAAGTGAAAAACTCCACCATGGCCGATGGCGCCAAGGCCAATCATCTGGCCTATCTGGGCGATGCCACGGTGGGCGAGCGTGTGAACTACGGCGCTGGCAGCATCACAGCCAATTACGACGGAGTGAACAAGCATCGCACCGTGATAGAGGCTGATGTGCACATTGGCAGCAACTGCGTGCTGGTGGCTCCGGTGACGATTGGTGCGGGCGGCACTGTGGGTGGCGGCTCTACCGTGACCAAGAGCACCGAGCCCGGCAGCCTGACGGTGGGCCGTGGCAAGCAGGTCAGCATCAGCAACTGGCAACGCCCTGAAAAGCTGCCAAAGCCCTGATGGATAAAGCGCAGCAAGCTTTAGAAAGCATAGCGCCTCAGACGCTGGAAGAAGCGCTGGCGCTGCTGGCGCGGCGCGATGCTGAGCTGGCTGCGCTGCGCAGTGCCCAGCAGCAATGGGTGCATGCGGTCTCGCATGATTTGCGGGCGCCGCTGCGCCACTTGCTGGCATTCAACCCCTTGATTGCCGAGCTGCTGCAGCAGCCCAATCCCGGGGCCGATGACCTGCAGGAGGCTTGCAGCTTCCTGCAGACCATGGATCAATCGGCGCAGCGCATGGGTGCCATGTTTGATGGCCTGCTGGTGCTGTCACGCGCAGCACGTCAGCCGCTGCAATGGCAGGCGGTGGACTTGCAAGCCATGCTGCAGCGCATTCAAAGCCAGTTGCAGCCGCAATGCGCGGGCAGGGCGATTGAGTGGCAACTGCCCTCATGCAGTGTGCAGCTTGAGGCGGATGCGCCGTTGCTGGAGCAGGCTTTGACGGCTGCGCTGTCCAACGCTGTCAAGTTCAGTCGCCAGCAGGCACTGGCCCGTATTGGCGTGGCGGTGCAAGCGGTCGAAGGCGGCTGGCAGATGGTGGTGAGTGATAACGGCTGCGGCTTTGACGGCTCTCGCGCCGATCGCCTGTTTGGTATTTTTCAGCGCATGCACCGTGAAAATGAGTTTGAAGGCGTGGGCACGGGGCTGGCCTTGATTCAAGGCATTTGCCAGCGCCATGGGGGGCAGGCACACATACAGGCCCAGACCGGGCTGGGCTGCGAACTGCATATGTTCTGGCCGCAGGTAGCTGCTGCCCAATAGAGTGCCTCAGGGTTGGCTCAAACCACGGCATCCTGCTCTCTGGCTGGCAGAGCGGTTTTGCCCTCGGGCATTGGAATGGTGGCCGGGCTATTGCTTGGACGATTCGCAGGCGGATGGGTGGCATCTATTACCTGGTCGCGCCCTGCGGTTTTGGCGCTGTAAAGGGCCGAGTCGGCCGCATTGATCCAGTCGGCCACCGATTCAAAGCTGGAATCTGCTGCTGCCACACCAATACTGGCACTGATGCGCAATTGCGGATGCTCACGCACCCGAATCTGCGCCAGTTTGTCGCGAATGCGCAGCGCCACAAAATAAGCGTCTTCCGCTTTGGCATGCTTGCACAGCACCGTGAATTCATCACCGCCATAACGGCCAGCAATATCGTTGCTGCGCAGGCACTGACGAATGCTCAGTCCAATCAGTTTCAGGACTTCATCGCCAACGATATGGCCGTATTCATCGTTGATGCGTTTGAAATGGTCAATATCAATGACCAGCAGGCATGTCTGTTCATTACGGGTGTGCTGCAGGCGCAGTGCAGTGCGGGCCTTTTGCCACCAGTAATCGCGGCTGTAAACCGTGGTCAGCGGGTCTATGCGGCCCAGTAATTTGAGCTGCTGATTCTGCCGTGCCAGTTCCTTGAGTATTCGGCGAGTTGAATGGCTGGTATAGGCTGTATGCAGAATAACCAGCGGCAGCAGACTGATCTGCACCCCCAGAGGCGCCAGCCACTGAGGGCTGGGCTGTATCAGCGCAGCCATGATGCCTGCGCCCAGCAGCAAGGCAATGACAAAGTGCAGCCAGCGTTCTTTCAAACCCAGAAACGAGCGATCTGACAGGCTGATGGCCATGATGCAAATACTGGGCAGCAGGCTCCAGTGCAATAGTGCAATCCAGCAGCCCACGATCAGTGAATCAACCAGCGCATTCAGATATTCGGATTGAACCGGGTCGCGCTGGCGACAGGAATGCCAATACGCAATATGTGGCCAGGCCAGAGCACTGACAGCAGTGAATGCCCACCAGACCATATTCGCCGGTTGATAAGCCAGACTCGCGGCCACTACCAACCCGCCCAGTCCCATATGGGAAGCGCGCACGGGATAGGTTCTGCGATGAATCCTTTGATGCAGGGGCATCGGGCGAATGCGTGGGTTCAAAAGAATGAAGAATAATTCAAATCAATTAACTTGTATCAATTTATAACAATTGCGAGAGGTGTTTATGCCACAGCTGAAATAATCTAATGTGGAGTACGAAGGCAGTGATTGCTTGCGTCGTTCAGGGCATTGGCAGCTCAGTGGTGAATTTCGCGCGCTTTACTGCAAAGAACGCTTTCACATTGCGCACATTGGCATCCTGTGTAAACAGCTTCTGGCTGAGGGCCAGATAGGACGGCATATCCAAGGTGGCAATGATGAGTACAAAGTCTGGTCCCGGGGAAACACGCCAGCATTGCTGAACACTGCTTTGCGCAATGGCTTTGTGCTCAAACTGCAGCAGGGAGCTGCTGTCTTGCCTGTCCAGAGACACTTCGACAATGGCCTGCAGGCCATGACCTGTGACTTGTGCCAGTTGTTCCCGGTTCAGTATGGCGACCTGCTTTTCGATCAGACCCAGTGAATGCAGGCGTTTGACGCGGCGCAGGCAGGTGGGGGGCGACAGGTGCAGCAAAGCGGCCAGCGCCTGATTGCTGAGGCTGGCATCGCGCTGCAACTGGCGCAGTAGTTGCAGATCGACCGAGTCCAAAGATATGGAATTTTCATTCATTGATCTGAATTTTATTGAATAAAAATTCAAACAAGGTATTTGTAGAAATTTATAGTCACTTTTGACTAAAAATTGAATGAAAATTTCTTTTTGCTGCGCGTAGCATGCGCTGCAAATTAACACTGAAGGTGTGCATCTATGTGCGGCATTGTGGCGGCGGTTTCTCACCGCGATATCGTTCCTGTTCTGGTTCAAGGCCTGCAGCGTCTTGAATACCGTGGCTATGACTCCTGCGGCGTGGCGGTGCAGGCAATGGACTCCAATGGTTTGAGTCTGGGTCTGCAGCGTGCTCGTTCAACGGCACGTGTGGCAGAGCTGATGGAACAGGTCAAGACCGAGCATGTGGATGGCCTGACCGGTATTGCCCACACCCGCTGGGCCACCCATGGCGAGCCTGCTGTGCGCAACGCCCACCCCCACTTCAGCCATGGCCCCGGCATTTCAGCCGTGGCTGATGCGGATGCCCCTGCCCGTGTGGCGCTGGTGCATAACGGCATCATCGAGAACTACGAAGCTCTGCGCGCAGAACTGCAGGCCAAGGGCTATGTGTTCGCCAGCCAGACTGATACAGAAGTGATAGCGCACCTCGTAGATAGCCTCTACGCTGGAGACCTTTTTGAGGCCGTTCAAACCGCGACAGCACGACTGCACGGTGCATACGCTATTGGCGTGATGCACAAGGATGAGCCGCATCGCGTGGTGGGCGCTCGTGCCGGTTCCCCCCTGATTCTGGGCGTTGGCAAGGATGGCAGCGAGAACTTCCTGGCCAGCGACGCCATGGCTCTGGCCGGTGTGACGGACCAGATCGTCTATCTGGAAGAAGGCGA is from Comamonas fluminis and encodes:
- a CDS encoding Lrp/AsnC family transcriptional regulator; this encodes MNENSISLDSVDLQLLRQLQRDASLSNQALAALLHLSPPTCLRRVKRLHSLGLIEKQVAILNREQLAQVTGHGLQAIVEVSLDRQDSSSLLQFEHKAIAQSSVQQCWRVSPGPDFVLIIATLDMPSYLALSQKLFTQDANVRNVKAFFAVKRAKFTTELPMP
- a CDS encoding M23 family metallopeptidase, yielding MTGLKNAGGTLMARLTSALQKHPKRASAALAAVLLTGGSGAFAVANLGPDPADLPVRTLTEPVVSLATGHDLAELTDLQAFSLYRSETVRNNDSSESLLQRLGIADPQAAAFMRSNNDVRQNILGRVGRLVSAEVTSQHELSKLTVRWAPDDDGTFKRLIVERKDGKLATRTETDKLVATPRLAGGIVRNSFFTTTDDAGIPDSIAVQMADIFQSELDFHRGIRKGDRFAVAYEALEADGEPLRAGRVLSAEFHNSGKTLQAIWFQEPGQKGGYYTLDGKSKQQAFLNYPVEFSRISSGFAMRLHPIQNTWRAHLGTDFAAPTGTKVRTVGEGTVSFAGVQNGYGNVVFVEHSNQRTTVYAHLSSMDVRQGQRVEQGDVIGAVGSTGWATGPHLHFEFREKGEQRDPLTIAQATDSAKAISKASRPAFDKLAAQMRVELAAGTRSYAMASAQ
- a CDS encoding LysR substrate-binding domain-containing protein, with product MPHATTSPTPLLRTRAIGAGHLRAFLAVARHLNFRAAADELALTQSAVSRQIQSLEDEVGVPLFLRHSRAVELTGAGAQLLHAVQPALESIDATVRQIRQTVGRKSVAITTWASFAAMWLIPRLEAFQRTHPDIDIRIDTGDAVVDLETTDVDLAIRYSASVSDASAQSLFGEELVIVASPALLQNGPPLHKPADAALYTLIETGDVHRMPQLEWLSWQRWFAANHCDQLQPPRWLYFNYAHQIVQAALAGQGLAIARLPLVADALAAGHLVEVLPQQRLASPLSYWLLQGPRSKERPEVQAFCQWLMAEAQQTCSAMQSAES
- a CDS encoding sensor domain-containing diguanylate cyclase, with translation MRASHMGLGGLVVAASLAYQPANMVWWAFTAVSALAWPHIAYWHSCRQRDPVQSEYLNALVDSLIVGCWIALLHWSLLPSICIMAISLSDRSFLGLKERWLHFVIALLLGAGIMAALIQPSPQWLAPLGVQISLLPLVILHTAYTSHSTRRILKELARQNQQLKLLGRIDPLTTVYSRDYWWQKARTALRLQHTRNEQTCLLVIDIDHFKRINDEYGHIVGDEVLKLIGLSIRQCLRSNDIAGRYGGDEFTVLCKHAKAEDAYFVALRIRDKLAQIRVREHPQLRISASIGVAAADSSFESVADWINAADSALYSAKTAGRDQVIDATHPPANRPSNSPATIPMPEGKTALPAREQDAVV
- a CDS encoding sensor histidine kinase, whose protein sequence is MDKAQQALESIAPQTLEEALALLARRDAELAALRSAQQQWVHAVSHDLRAPLRHLLAFNPLIAELLQQPNPGADDLQEACSFLQTMDQSAQRMGAMFDGLLVLSRAARQPLQWQAVDLQAMLQRIQSQLQPQCAGRAIEWQLPSCSVQLEADAPLLEQALTAALSNAVKFSRQQALARIGVAVQAVEGGWQMVVSDNGCGFDGSRADRLFGIFQRMHRENEFEGVGTGLALIQGICQRHGGQAHIQAQTGLGCELHMFWPQVAAAQ
- the tyrS gene encoding tyrosine--tRNA ligase, whose product is MNQSAVTTYPVTDRVNQALEVTLRGVDELLPKDEWVQKLAKSEATGVPLRIKLGLDPTAPDIHLGHTVVLNKMRQLQDLGHQVIFLIGDFTTLIGDPSGRNSTRPPLTAEQIKVNAETYYTQAAKVLDPARTEVRYNSEWCDKLGARGMIELSAKYTVARMMERNDFHTRFTEGSSISLHEFLYPLLQGYDSVALKADLELGGTDQKFNLMMGRHLQAEYGQEQQCVLTMPLLVGLDGVHKMSKSKNNYIGITEDANTMFAKVLSISDDLMWDWFTLLSFMSLPEIAALKLEIEGGRNPKDAKVLLAKEITARFHSAAAAEAAEQDFINRSKGGIPDDIPEVSVSGAPIGIAALVKQANLAASNGEANRLIDGGGVRVDGVVISDKGLKLDAGTFVLQVGKRKFARVTLS
- the glmU gene encoding bifunctional UDP-N-acetylglucosamine diphosphorylase/glucosamine-1-phosphate N-acetyltransferase GlmU: MTAPLDIVIMAAGKGTRMKSRHPKVLQKLAGRALLQHVLDTAAQLKARSAVVITGHGAAEVEAALTGAQSAEAGFDLLFARQEPQLGTGHAVQQAIPQLADDGLVVVLSGDVPLTQAATLQGLVDAAGSDKLALLTVSMPDPTGYGRIVRNEAGTVQRIVEQKDANDAERAITEIYSGIMAVPAKHLKVWLSKLNNNNAQGEYYLTDIVAMAVQDAVPVVGHRISDVLQVAGVNSPLQLAELERAHQLRQARQLMEQGVRMADPKRFDVRDDTRGTKARLSCGQDVEIDVNCIFTGNVTIGAGARIGANCHISNVNIAEDAVIHPFTHIDGENAGIEVGQGALIGPFARLRPGAKLGREVHIGNFVEVKNSTMADGAKANHLAYLGDATVGERVNYGAGSITANYDGVNKHRTVIEADVHIGSNCVLVAPVTIGAGGTVGGGSTVTKSTEPGSLTVGRGKQVSISNWQRPEKLPKP